GAGTACGATCATCCCGCCAAGCATCATCGTGAGGCGTTCCAGCTGATTCGCAACAACAACATCAACTGTACGATTCACGCTGGAGAAGCTTTCGGTCCCGAATCGATCGCGCAGGCCATTCACGTGTGCGGCGCACACCGTATCGGCCACGGCTGTCGCCTACGTGAAGATGGCGACCTGCTTCACTATGTCAACGATCACCGTATCGCGCTGGAGTGTTGTCCCTCGTCCAACGTGCAAACGGGCGCAGTGCGCGATTTCGCTACCCATCCCCTAAAACTCTATCACGATCTTGGGCTGCGCGTTACCGTCAACACGGATAATCGCTTGATCACCAACACGACCGCGTCCAGGGAGCTGTGGCTGTGCCACAGCAAGATGGGCCTCGAGGCCAAGGACATCATTCGCATCATCCTCAATGGATTCAAAGCCGCCTTTCTTCCCTTCCATATCAGAGAGACCTACCTCAGGCGCATCGCCAAGGAGCTCGAGTCGTTCGAGCGGGATCCCTCGGGCCTGCAGCAACGCAACGCCGTCACGCAGGAATCCCAAGCGATGGCGCGGCCGGCCAGCGAAGACACTGCCGCTGCGCCGGCGTACGAGTAGCCTTCACACTCGGATCGCGCCTCCTTTGATGATCGTTCAGCCCGCCGTGAACGTTACAGCTCCCGGGCTGCGAGCCAGCGTTCGGCTTCCATCGCCGCCATGCAGCCGCTGCCCGCGGCGGTCACGGCCTGGCGGTAAACGCGGTCCTGCACGTCGCCGCAGGCGAATACCCCTTCGATGCTGGTGCGTGTCGTTCCCGGCACGGTCTCGATGTAGGACTGTCCATCGAGCTCAAGCTGCTCGCCAAAGAGCTCCGTATTCGGCGTGTGGCCAATCGCAACGAACAGGCCCTTTACCGGCAAGCGGCTCGTCTGCCCGCTGTCCGTGCGCCTTAGAGCAAGGCCGGTGACGGCGCCCTTGTCGGGATCCTCGACGGCGGTCACGATGGTGTTCCACAGGAAGTGGATCTTGGGATGCTTGCGCGCCCGCTCCTGCATGATGCTCGAGGCTCGCAAGCAATCGCGGCGGTGGATGACCGTGACGCTCTTGCACAAGCCCGCCAAATAGGTCGCTTCCTCCATGGCGGTGTCTCCGCCTCCGACGACCGCCACGTCCTGATCCCTGAAGAAATAGCCGTCGCAGGTCGCGCACGCGCTGACGCCCCGGTTCTGAAGGGCCGCTTCGCTGTCGAGCCCCAACCAACGAGCTCGTGCCCCGGTGGCGACGATCACCGCCTGAGCCTCGTAGCATTGCTCTTCCGCCCAAAGCCTGAAAGGCCGGCGGGAGAAATCGACGCGCTCAACGTCCGCGGTCACATAGCGTGTGCCGAAGCGTTCGCCTTGGCGCTTGAAGCTCGCCATGAGCTCGGGACCACCGATGCCTTCTGGAAAACCTGGATAGTTTTCCACGTCGGTGGTGATCATCAGCTGTCCTCCGGGAATTCCGCCGCTGACAAGCCCTTCGATGCAAAGCGGCTCGAGGTTGGCCCTCGCCGCATAGATGGCGGCGGTGTGGCCAGCAGGGCCGGAACCGATGATGGCGACACGGTACATAGGCATCGGCGCTCATCGATAGCTCCTTCGTCCGAGGGATGCAACGAAGCACCCGCCCGCCAGCCGCCGAAGCGACCCCGACCGGTCACCTGCCATGGTGCCATGGGCTGCAACACACCGAAACCACATTGGTTCCTCATGGGCGAGCCCGACCACCATCTTGGGACATTGACACACACGGTCGTCCCACATCAAAATAATCTTTGAAGCGCATTTACTCCAAGCTCGGAGTGCATTCCCGCGTAGAGCTGATCGCGAAGATCGCGGGGACCGTGGGAAGCAGCGCAGCGGCCTCGCTTGAAGCTCCCGTAGAATCGTTCTAGCAATGGCCAGGCTAGCGCCCGGGGGGCCGGGAATCCCGGCGCACCAGCGTGACAACCGCCTGCAGATCCTGCCGGCCCAGTTCGCGCGTTACCACCAGCGCGGCACCGTACACCGCAGCACCCGCAGCGAGCGCGACCAAGGTTTGCAGCTTGCTTTCATGGGGTAGGAAGTGGGCTGAGGCGTAGGCGAGTGCTCCTGCGCAAAGGGCTCTGAGCACGCTGAGGATAGGGATGAAGGTCCCAAAGCGGCCGAAAACAGAGACGCCCGAAGCAGCCAGCGCAAATGCCGTTCCCGCGGAGGTGCCGCATGCAGCAGCCACCAGGGTGTGCTCGCCCACACCAACCCAGCGGACGAGCGAGTGTACGGCCAGCATCACCACGAGCAGGGACGTGCCCGCGATCGTGGCGGCAGTCCGCGGGCTGCCGGAGCCGCTCAGCACGGTCGCGGCCACGACGAACAGCGCGAACATCACGATCCCGATGATCAGCACCGTCAACGCCGGTGCGCCCACCACGTAGTCGGGCTGATAGGCCAGCAACATGACCCCCCTCGCTGCTCCTGCGATGGGCGCTGCGACCGCCACCAGCACGAGGAGCGAAAAGCGCATGGCCGCGCGGATGTAGGTGCGCGCCTGCTCGTGTTCGCCTCCCTGGATCGCCATGGACACCATGGGGAACACGACGAAGGTGACCGACAGCACCAGCTGGTAGGGAACGAAAGCGAAGGTTTGCGCTGCTTTGTAGTAGCCTACATAGCTCGAAGCTTGGTGCCTGGCGATATCGGCCAGGGCGCCCTGCGCGATGGCCAGCTCGGCAACCGTGCGCTTGAGCACCGATAGGTCGATTTGCAGCGCGCCATTGAGGAAGCCCTGGTAGACCCACAGCGGCGCCATGAACCCCAGCCAGCGCTTCCACGGCACGTGGCTATGCCCGCGCGTTCCGGTGCCCACGAGGGCCAGCGACACCACCAGCAGTACCATCGCCGCGCCCGCGAACCCCATCATGGCTCCAACGACTCCCAGGCCAGCCGCAGCGCAGCCCAGGATGCCGATGGTCCTGAGCGTCGTGAACAGCATGTCGAGCTGCGCTTGGCGCCGAAACAGCTGGCG
The DNA window shown above is from Pseudomonadota bacterium and carries:
- the add gene encoding adenosine deaminase is translated as MVSLPLSVFKQLPKTDLHVHLDGSLRLSTILELGEQAGIKLPCETPEELAKLLHCGEHTGSLVDYLKAFEVTLQVLQTEQALYRVAFELAEDAALEHVRYMEVRYAPMLHTRTGLRLAAVVEAVLAGLRDAGDQRGIESSVIICGIRNISAESSLEMAQLAVAYKNRGVVGFDLAGAEYDHPAKHHREAFQLIRNNNINCTIHAGEAFGPESIAQAIHVCGAHRIGHGCRLREDGDLLHYVNDHRIALECCPSSNVQTGAVRDFATHPLKLYHDLGLRVTVNTDNRLITNTTASRELWLCHSKMGLEAKDIIRIILNGFKAAFLPFHIRETYLRRIAKELESFERDPSGLQQRNAVTQESQAMARPASEDTAAAPAYE
- the trxB gene encoding thioredoxin-disulfide reductase; amino-acid sequence: MPMYRVAIIGSGPAGHTAAIYAARANLEPLCIEGLVSGGIPGGQLMITTDVENYPGFPEGIGGPELMASFKRQGERFGTRYVTADVERVDFSRRPFRLWAEEQCYEAQAVIVATGARARWLGLDSEAALQNRGVSACATCDGYFFRDQDVAVVGGGDTAMEEATYLAGLCKSVTVIHRRDCLRASSIMQERARKHPKIHFLWNTIVTAVEDPDKGAVTGLALRRTDSGQTSRLPVKGLFVAIGHTPNTELFGEQLELDGQSYIETVPGTTRTSIEGVFACGDVQDRVYRQAVTAAGSGCMAAMEAERWLAAREL
- a CDS encoding lipopolysaccharide biosynthesis protein, giving the protein MLARRPGSRFACYTERSDRMAPRETARAAGRGLLWITSAKLYFILAGYTVQLALPRLFGSAATFGLYSTAMSQAAIVNNVLIAATLQTVSKHVSEDAEHAAARLRQGLRVQLVLGLVLCGLVLALAPLIAELILDDAIEPLLRIASAVVFCYALYAALIGSLNGRQLFRRQAQLDMLFTTLRTIGILGCAAAGLGVVGAMMGFAGAAMVLLVVSLALVGTGTRGHSHVPWKRWLGFMAPLWVYQGFLNGALQIDLSVLKRTVAELAIAQGALADIARHQASSYVGYYKAAQTFAFVPYQLVLSVTFVVFPMVSMAIQGGEHEQARTYIRAAMRFSLLVLVAVAAPIAGAARGVMLLAYQPDYVVGAPALTVLIIGIVMFALFVVAATVLSGSGSPRTAATIAGTSLLVVMLAVHSLVRWVGVGEHTLVAAACGTSAGTAFALAASGVSVFGRFGTFIPILSVLRALCAGALAYASAHFLPHESKLQTLVALAAGAAVYGAALVVTRELGRQDLQAVVTLVRRDSRPPGR